From Grus americana isolate bGruAme1 chromosome 22, bGruAme1.mat, whole genome shotgun sequence, the proteins below share one genomic window:
- the FMNL1 gene encoding formin-like protein 1 isoform X2, which produces MGNAAGGMEGGAGGRESRDTRLPVPPPSAATAPSPPRQPMPAPAELEERFGRVLNSMNLPPDKMKLLNQYDNEKKWELICDQERFQVKNPPSAYIQKLKSYLDTGGVSRKFKRRVQESTQVLRELEISLRTNYIGWVQEFLNEENKGLDVLLEYLAFAQCSVAYDMESAENGSPGSDKGKVLERSLEDLSKSSSSSPTQGSSKVRHLTVRLNPSHSRKTLRNSRLVSQKDDVHVCIMCLRAIMNYQSGFSLVMNHPACVNEITLSLNNKNARTKALVLELLAAVCLVRGGHDIILAAFDNFKEVCGEKNRFEKLMEYFRNEDTNIDFMVACMQFINIVVHSVENMNFRVFLQYEFTHLGLDHYLETLRLTESDKLQVQIQAYLDNVFDVGAMLEDSETKTAVLEHMEELQEHVSQLTEKLQDAENDSMAKIAELEKQLSQARRELEALREQLSPPRPPSPPAPQPQECYRLALERRLAELEEKGLVQILRGPDGDVAIEIVPVVIETPAAPVVTGEATTATATTSTASTDAPAPAPAPSPPPAPAAPPASPPPPPPPLPGAEPGPPLPPPPPLPTGTGPPPAPPLPGAQVPPPPPLPPGGLEGPVPPPPPPPPLGGELPAAPGAPPSTGGSVKVKKPIQTKFRMPVFNWVALKPSQIDGTVFTELNDEKVLQELDMSDFEEQFKTKAQGPGLDISALKVKATQKAPSKVTLMESNRAKNLAITLRKGGRSIQDICTAIETYDQQALSLDFLELLLRFLPTEYERTLIGKFEREQQSLEELSDEDQFMIRFSKIPRLVERMNVMIFLGNFNDTAQLLMPQLNAIIAASMSLKSSSKLRNILEIVLAFGNYMNSSKRGAAYGFRLQSLDALLEMKSTDRKQTLLHYLVRVITEKYPELTGFHTELHFLDKAGTVSLDSVLQDVRSLQQGMELTRKEFMRQDDSPVLKDFLKVNSEVMEKLQADSKTTKEAYESAVEYFGENPKTSPPTTFFPMFMRFIRAYKKAEQDIELWKKQEAAAKEAESGPPGSEDRPELPTQKAKRQQMDMIAELKKKQMVKEPLIYEGKDGAIEDIISALKTVPFTARTGKRSSRLFCDVSFNEESPLFAEQPLPARRQGPQQRQETGCGADPAGDTGHLAVTGAVPAAARTAAGPSSRCRWDRRTSTRRPGTTRGAGTVPAPTCSSRFACRLPPCMPLGPAQGSPGACLAMPLSSSPPGWQGRGTLLGMSREGGAQNGPQLVLEGKEGLPHPYPGAAPLHACLRVSPARRRAPLFSLLVPSISRRRRGGGL; this is translated from the exons GAGCGTTTCCAGGTGAAAAACCCACCGTCCGCCTACATCCAGAAGCTAAAGAGCTACTTGGACACGGGTGGTGTAAGCAGGAAG TTCAAGAGGCGAGTGCAGGAGTCGACGCAGGTGCTCCGGGAGCTGGAGATTTCCTTGAGGACCAACTACATCGG CTGGGTCCAGGAGTTCCTCAACGAGGAGAACAAGGGACTGGACGTGCTGCTGGAGTATCTCGCCTTCGCCCAATGCTCCGTCGC GTACGACATGGAGAGCGCCGAGAACGGCAGCCCGGGCTCCGACAAGGGCAAGGTCCTGGAGCGGTCGCTGGAGGACCTGAGCAAAAGCAGCTCCTCGTCCCCCACCCAGGGCTCCTCCAAAGTGCGGCACCTCACCGTCAG GCTGAACCCCTCGCACAGCAGGAAGACACTGAGGAACTCCCGCCTCGTCAGCCAGAAGGACGACGTCCACGTCTGCATCATGTGTCTCCGCGCCATCATGAACTACCAG tCTGGCTTCAGCCTGGTGATGAACCACCCAGCCTGCGTCAACGAGATCACCCTGAGCCTCAATAACAAGAACGCCAG GACCAAGGCgctggtgctggagctgctggccgCCGTCTGCCTGGTCCGAGGTGGCCACGACATCATCCTGGCCGCCTTCGACAACTTCAAAGAG gTCTGCGGGGAGAAGAACCGCTTTGAGAAGCTGATGGAGTATTTCCGAAACGAGGACACCAACATCGACTTCATG GTGGCCTGCATGCAGTTCATCAACATCGTGGTGCACTCGGTGGAGAACATGAACTTCCGCGTCTTCCTGCAGTACGAGTTCACCCACCTGGGGCTGGACCACTACCTGGAG ACCCTCCGTCTCACCGAGAGCGACAAGCTGCAGGTGCAGATCCAAGCCTACCTGGACAACGTCTTCGATGTGGGGGCCATGCTGGAGGACTCAGAGACCAAGACAGCCGTGCTGGAGCAcatggaggagctgcaggagcacgTCAGCCAG TTGACGGAGAAGCTGCAGGATGCGGAGAACGACTCCATGGCCAAGATAGcggagctggagaagcagctgagcCAGGCGCGGCGGGAGCTGGAGGCGCTGCGG GAGCAGCTGAGCCCACCGCGGCCCCCCAGCCcgccggccccgcagccccaggaGTGCTACCGGCTGGCGCTGGAGCGGCGGCTGGcggagctggaggagaagggcttggtgCAGATCCTGCGTGGGCCTGATGGAGATGTCGCCATCGAAATCGTCCCCGTTGTCATAGAAACCCCGGCAGCCCCCGTGGTTACCGGAGAGGCCACCACCGCCACCGCCACCACCAGCACCGCCAGCACAG ATGCTCCAgctccggccccggccccgtctcccccaccagcacccgccgcccccccggcctccccccctccacccccaccgccgctgcccggggctgagcccggccccccgctgccccccccacccccgctgCCCACAGGCACcggaccccccccagcccctccgctTCCGGGTGCCCAAgtgccaccaccccccccactgcccccgggggggctggagggccccgtccccccccctccgccacccccacccctcGGCGGGGAGCTCCCAGCTGcgccgggtgccccccccagcactggtGGTTCAG TGAAGGTGAAGAAGCCGATCCAGACCAAGTTTCGCATGCCCGTCTTCAACTGGGTGGCACTGAAGCCGAGCCAGATCGATGGCACCGTCTTCACCGAGCTCAACGAcgagaaggtgctgcag GAGCTGGACATGAGTGACTTTGAGGAGCAGTTCAAGACCAAGGCGCAGGGTCCCGGCTTGGACATCAGTGCCCTCAAAGTGAAGGCCACGCAGAAGGCTCCCAGCAAGGTCACTCTCATGGAGTCCAACCGAGCCAAGAACCTGGCCATCACCCTCCGCAAGGGCGGCCGCAGCATCCAGGACATCTGCACAGCCATCGAGAC GTATGACCAGCAAGCCCTGAGCCTCGACTTTCTGGAGCTGTTGCTGCGCTTCCTGCCCACTGAGTACGAGCGGACACTCATCGGGAAGTTTGAGCGGGAGCAGCAGTCGCTGGAAGAGCTCTCGGATGAGGACCAGTTCATGATCCGCTTCAGCAAGATCCCGCGCCTGGTCGAGCGCATGAATGTCATGATCTTCCTGGGCAACTTCAACGACACGGCCCAGCTGCTCATGCCG CAACTCAACGCCATCATCGCCGCCTCCATGTCCCTCAAGTCCTCCAGCAAACTGCGCAACATCCTCGAG ATTGTCCTGGCCTTTGGGAACTACATGAACAGCAGCAAGCGCGGGGCAGCCTACGGCTTCCGGCTGCAGAGCCTGGATGCG ctgctggagatgaAGTCGACAGACCGCAAGCAAACGCTGCTGCATTACCTGGTGCGGGTGATCACAGAGAAGTACCCCGAGCTGACCGGCTTCCACACCGAGCTGCACTTCCTTGACAAGGCGGGCACAG TGTCCCTGGACAGCGTGTTGCAGGACGTGcggagcctgcagcaggggatggagctgacCCGCAAGGAGTTCATGCGGCAGGACGACAGCCCTGTGCTCAAGGACTTCCTCAAGGTCAACTCGGAGGTGATGGAGAAGCTGCAGGCTgacagcaaaaccaccaag GAGGCGTACGAGTCGGCTGTGGAGTACTTTGGGGAGAACCCCAAGACCAGTCCCCCCACCACCTTCTTCCCCATGTTCATGCGCTTCATCAGAGCCTACAAG AAAGCGGAGCAGGACATCGAGCTGTGGAAGAAACAAGAGGCCGCGGCCAAAGAGGCAGAATCCGGCCCCCCCGGCAGCGAGGACCGGCCCGAG CTGCCCACCCAGAAAGCCAAGCGGCAGCAGATGGACATGATCGCCGAGCTGAAGAAGAAGCAGATGGTGAAGGAGCCGCTCATCTACGAAGGAAAAGACGGGGCCATCGAGGATATTATTTCAG ctctgaAAACTGTTCCTTTCACGGCCCGGACGGGCAAGCGCTCGTCCCGGCTCTTCTGCGACGTGAGCTTCAACGAGGAGAGTCCTCT ATTTGCGGAACAACCCTTACCGGCGCGCAGACAAGGGCCGCAGCAGCGCCAAGAaacgggctgcggggcagaccCTGCAGGCGACACCGGACATCTCGCTGTGACTGGCGCCGTCCCCGCAGCTGCCAGGACCGCGGCAGGACCGTCCTCCCGCTGCAGATGGGACCGCAGGACATCAACCCGCCGGCCCGGGACGACACGGGGCGCAGGGACGGTGCCCGCTCCTACCTGCTCCAGCCGCTTCGCGTGCCGGCTCCCACCCTGCATGCCCTTGGGTCCGGCCCAAGGATCCCCCGGCGCTTGCTTAGCAATGCCTCTGAGCTCCTCTCCCCCGGGCTGGCAGGGCCGTGGGACCCTCCTGGGTAtgagcagggaggggggggcacaGAATGGGCCCCAACTTGtcctggaaggaaaagaggggCTGCCCCATCCCTACCCCGGAGCTGCTCCATTGCACGCCTGTCTCAGGGTCAGCCCTGCACGCCGGCGTGCCCCACTCTTCAGCTTGCTGGTGCCTTCGATTTCCCGCcgcaggaggggaggagggctgTAA
- the FMNL1 gene encoding formin-like protein 1 isoform X1: MGNAAGGMEGGAGGRESRDTRLPVPPPSAATAPSPPRQPMPAPAELEERFGRVLNSMNLPPDKMKLLNQYDNEKKWELICDQERFQVKNPPSAYIQKLKSYLDTGGVSRKVRAPPCTPFPHPGSGAGTVPTALPVPQFKRRVQESTQVLRELEISLRTNYIGWVQEFLNEENKGLDVLLEYLAFAQCSVAYDMESAENGSPGSDKGKVLERSLEDLSKSSSSSPTQGSSKVRHLTVRLNPSHSRKTLRNSRLVSQKDDVHVCIMCLRAIMNYQSGFSLVMNHPACVNEITLSLNNKNARTKALVLELLAAVCLVRGGHDIILAAFDNFKEVCGEKNRFEKLMEYFRNEDTNIDFMVACMQFINIVVHSVENMNFRVFLQYEFTHLGLDHYLETLRLTESDKLQVQIQAYLDNVFDVGAMLEDSETKTAVLEHMEELQEHVSQLTEKLQDAENDSMAKIAELEKQLSQARRELEALREQLSPPRPPSPPAPQPQECYRLALERRLAELEEKGLVQILRGPDGDVAIEIVPVVIETPAAPVVTGEATTATATTSTASTDAPAPAPAPSPPPAPAAPPASPPPPPPPLPGAEPGPPLPPPPPLPTGTGPPPAPPLPGAQVPPPPPLPPGGLEGPVPPPPPPPPLGGELPAAPGAPPSTGGSVKVKKPIQTKFRMPVFNWVALKPSQIDGTVFTELNDEKVLQELDMSDFEEQFKTKAQGPGLDISALKVKATQKAPSKVTLMESNRAKNLAITLRKGGRSIQDICTAIETYDQQALSLDFLELLLRFLPTEYERTLIGKFEREQQSLEELSDEDQFMIRFSKIPRLVERMNVMIFLGNFNDTAQLLMPQLNAIIAASMSLKSSSKLRNILEIVLAFGNYMNSSKRGAAYGFRLQSLDALLEMKSTDRKQTLLHYLVRVITEKYPELTGFHTELHFLDKAGTVSLDSVLQDVRSLQQGMELTRKEFMRQDDSPVLKDFLKVNSEVMEKLQADSKTTKEAYESAVEYFGENPKTSPPTTFFPMFMRFIRAYKKAEQDIELWKKQEAAAKEAESGPPGSEDRPELPTQKAKRQQMDMIAELKKKQMVKEPLIYEGKDGAIEDIISALKTVPFTARTGKRSSRLFCDVSFNEESPLFAEQPLPARRQGPQQRQETGCGADPAGDTGHLAVTGAVPAAARTAAGPSSRCRWDRRTSTRRPGTTRGAGTVPAPTCSSRFACRLPPCMPLGPAQGSPGACLAMPLSSSPPGWQGRGTLLGMSREGGAQNGPQLVLEGKEGLPHPYPGAAPLHACLRVSPARRRAPLFSLLVPSISRRRRGGGL; this comes from the exons GAGCGTTTCCAGGTGAAAAACCCACCGTCCGCCTACATCCAGAAGCTAAAGAGCTACTTGGACACGGGTGGTGTAAGCAGGAAGGTGAGGGCTCCCCCTTGCACCCCTTTTCCCCATCCCGGGTCGGGTGCGGGGACGGTGCCAACGGCTCTCCCCGTCCCACAGTTCAAGAGGCGAGTGCAGGAGTCGACGCAGGTGCTCCGGGAGCTGGAGATTTCCTTGAGGACCAACTACATCGG CTGGGTCCAGGAGTTCCTCAACGAGGAGAACAAGGGACTGGACGTGCTGCTGGAGTATCTCGCCTTCGCCCAATGCTCCGTCGC GTACGACATGGAGAGCGCCGAGAACGGCAGCCCGGGCTCCGACAAGGGCAAGGTCCTGGAGCGGTCGCTGGAGGACCTGAGCAAAAGCAGCTCCTCGTCCCCCACCCAGGGCTCCTCCAAAGTGCGGCACCTCACCGTCAG GCTGAACCCCTCGCACAGCAGGAAGACACTGAGGAACTCCCGCCTCGTCAGCCAGAAGGACGACGTCCACGTCTGCATCATGTGTCTCCGCGCCATCATGAACTACCAG tCTGGCTTCAGCCTGGTGATGAACCACCCAGCCTGCGTCAACGAGATCACCCTGAGCCTCAATAACAAGAACGCCAG GACCAAGGCgctggtgctggagctgctggccgCCGTCTGCCTGGTCCGAGGTGGCCACGACATCATCCTGGCCGCCTTCGACAACTTCAAAGAG gTCTGCGGGGAGAAGAACCGCTTTGAGAAGCTGATGGAGTATTTCCGAAACGAGGACACCAACATCGACTTCATG GTGGCCTGCATGCAGTTCATCAACATCGTGGTGCACTCGGTGGAGAACATGAACTTCCGCGTCTTCCTGCAGTACGAGTTCACCCACCTGGGGCTGGACCACTACCTGGAG ACCCTCCGTCTCACCGAGAGCGACAAGCTGCAGGTGCAGATCCAAGCCTACCTGGACAACGTCTTCGATGTGGGGGCCATGCTGGAGGACTCAGAGACCAAGACAGCCGTGCTGGAGCAcatggaggagctgcaggagcacgTCAGCCAG TTGACGGAGAAGCTGCAGGATGCGGAGAACGACTCCATGGCCAAGATAGcggagctggagaagcagctgagcCAGGCGCGGCGGGAGCTGGAGGCGCTGCGG GAGCAGCTGAGCCCACCGCGGCCCCCCAGCCcgccggccccgcagccccaggaGTGCTACCGGCTGGCGCTGGAGCGGCGGCTGGcggagctggaggagaagggcttggtgCAGATCCTGCGTGGGCCTGATGGAGATGTCGCCATCGAAATCGTCCCCGTTGTCATAGAAACCCCGGCAGCCCCCGTGGTTACCGGAGAGGCCACCACCGCCACCGCCACCACCAGCACCGCCAGCACAG ATGCTCCAgctccggccccggccccgtctcccccaccagcacccgccgcccccccggcctccccccctccacccccaccgccgctgcccggggctgagcccggccccccgctgccccccccacccccgctgCCCACAGGCACcggaccccccccagcccctccgctTCCGGGTGCCCAAgtgccaccaccccccccactgcccccgggggggctggagggccccgtccccccccctccgccacccccacccctcGGCGGGGAGCTCCCAGCTGcgccgggtgccccccccagcactggtGGTTCAG TGAAGGTGAAGAAGCCGATCCAGACCAAGTTTCGCATGCCCGTCTTCAACTGGGTGGCACTGAAGCCGAGCCAGATCGATGGCACCGTCTTCACCGAGCTCAACGAcgagaaggtgctgcag GAGCTGGACATGAGTGACTTTGAGGAGCAGTTCAAGACCAAGGCGCAGGGTCCCGGCTTGGACATCAGTGCCCTCAAAGTGAAGGCCACGCAGAAGGCTCCCAGCAAGGTCACTCTCATGGAGTCCAACCGAGCCAAGAACCTGGCCATCACCCTCCGCAAGGGCGGCCGCAGCATCCAGGACATCTGCACAGCCATCGAGAC GTATGACCAGCAAGCCCTGAGCCTCGACTTTCTGGAGCTGTTGCTGCGCTTCCTGCCCACTGAGTACGAGCGGACACTCATCGGGAAGTTTGAGCGGGAGCAGCAGTCGCTGGAAGAGCTCTCGGATGAGGACCAGTTCATGATCCGCTTCAGCAAGATCCCGCGCCTGGTCGAGCGCATGAATGTCATGATCTTCCTGGGCAACTTCAACGACACGGCCCAGCTGCTCATGCCG CAACTCAACGCCATCATCGCCGCCTCCATGTCCCTCAAGTCCTCCAGCAAACTGCGCAACATCCTCGAG ATTGTCCTGGCCTTTGGGAACTACATGAACAGCAGCAAGCGCGGGGCAGCCTACGGCTTCCGGCTGCAGAGCCTGGATGCG ctgctggagatgaAGTCGACAGACCGCAAGCAAACGCTGCTGCATTACCTGGTGCGGGTGATCACAGAGAAGTACCCCGAGCTGACCGGCTTCCACACCGAGCTGCACTTCCTTGACAAGGCGGGCACAG TGTCCCTGGACAGCGTGTTGCAGGACGTGcggagcctgcagcaggggatggagctgacCCGCAAGGAGTTCATGCGGCAGGACGACAGCCCTGTGCTCAAGGACTTCCTCAAGGTCAACTCGGAGGTGATGGAGAAGCTGCAGGCTgacagcaaaaccaccaag GAGGCGTACGAGTCGGCTGTGGAGTACTTTGGGGAGAACCCCAAGACCAGTCCCCCCACCACCTTCTTCCCCATGTTCATGCGCTTCATCAGAGCCTACAAG AAAGCGGAGCAGGACATCGAGCTGTGGAAGAAACAAGAGGCCGCGGCCAAAGAGGCAGAATCCGGCCCCCCCGGCAGCGAGGACCGGCCCGAG CTGCCCACCCAGAAAGCCAAGCGGCAGCAGATGGACATGATCGCCGAGCTGAAGAAGAAGCAGATGGTGAAGGAGCCGCTCATCTACGAAGGAAAAGACGGGGCCATCGAGGATATTATTTCAG ctctgaAAACTGTTCCTTTCACGGCCCGGACGGGCAAGCGCTCGTCCCGGCTCTTCTGCGACGTGAGCTTCAACGAGGAGAGTCCTCT ATTTGCGGAACAACCCTTACCGGCGCGCAGACAAGGGCCGCAGCAGCGCCAAGAaacgggctgcggggcagaccCTGCAGGCGACACCGGACATCTCGCTGTGACTGGCGCCGTCCCCGCAGCTGCCAGGACCGCGGCAGGACCGTCCTCCCGCTGCAGATGGGACCGCAGGACATCAACCCGCCGGCCCGGGACGACACGGGGCGCAGGGACGGTGCCCGCTCCTACCTGCTCCAGCCGCTTCGCGTGCCGGCTCCCACCCTGCATGCCCTTGGGTCCGGCCCAAGGATCCCCCGGCGCTTGCTTAGCAATGCCTCTGAGCTCCTCTCCCCCGGGCTGGCAGGGCCGTGGGACCCTCCTGGGTAtgagcagggaggggggggcacaGAATGGGCCCCAACTTGtcctggaaggaaaagaggggCTGCCCCATCCCTACCCCGGAGCTGCTCCATTGCACGCCTGTCTCAGGGTCAGCCCTGCACGCCGGCGTGCCCCACTCTTCAGCTTGCTGGTGCCTTCGATTTCCCGCcgcaggaggggaggagggctgTAA
- the FMNL1 gene encoding formin-like protein 1 isoform X5 — MCLRAIMNYQSGFSLVMNHPACVNEITLSLNNKNARTKALVLELLAAVCLVRGGHDIILAAFDNFKEVCGEKNRFEKLMEYFRNEDTNIDFMVACMQFINIVVHSVENMNFRVFLQYEFTHLGLDHYLETLRLTESDKLQVQIQAYLDNVFDVGAMLEDSETKTAVLEHMEELQEHVSQLTEKLQDAENDSMAKIAELEKQLSQARRELEALREQLSPPRPPSPPAPQPQECYRLALERRLAELEEKGLVQILRGPDGDVAIEIVPVVIETPAAPVVTGEATTATATTSTASTDAPAPAPAPSPPPAPAAPPASPPPPPPPLPGAEPGPPLPPPPPLPTGTGPPPAPPLPGAQVPPPPPLPPGGLEGPVPPPPPPPPLGGELPAAPGAPPSTGGSVKVKKPIQTKFRMPVFNWVALKPSQIDGTVFTELNDEKVLQELDMSDFEEQFKTKAQGPGLDISALKVKATQKAPSKVTLMESNRAKNLAITLRKGGRSIQDICTAIETYDQQALSLDFLELLLRFLPTEYERTLIGKFEREQQSLEELSDEDQFMIRFSKIPRLVERMNVMIFLGNFNDTAQLLMPQLNAIIAASMSLKSSSKLRNILEIVLAFGNYMNSSKRGAAYGFRLQSLDALLEMKSTDRKQTLLHYLVRVITEKYPELTGFHTELHFLDKAGTVSLDSVLQDVRSLQQGMELTRKEFMRQDDSPVLKDFLKVNSEVMEKLQADSKTTKEAYESAVEYFGENPKTSPPTTFFPMFMRFIRAYKKAEQDIELWKKQEAAAKEAESGPPGSEDRPELPTQKAKRQQMDMIAELKKKQMVKEPLIYEGKDGAIEDIISALKTVPFTARTGKRSSRLFCDVSFNEESPLFAEQPLPARRQGPQQRQETGCGADPAGDTGHLAVTGAVPAAARTAAGPSSRCRWDRRTSTRRPGTTRGAGTVPAPTCSSRFACRLPPCMPLGPAQGSPGACLAMPLSSSPPGWQGRGTLLGMSREGGAQNGPQLVLEGKEGLPHPYPGAAPLHACLRVSPARRRAPLFSLLVPSISRRRRGGGL, encoded by the exons ATGTGTCTCCGCGCCATCATGAACTACCAG tCTGGCTTCAGCCTGGTGATGAACCACCCAGCCTGCGTCAACGAGATCACCCTGAGCCTCAATAACAAGAACGCCAG GACCAAGGCgctggtgctggagctgctggccgCCGTCTGCCTGGTCCGAGGTGGCCACGACATCATCCTGGCCGCCTTCGACAACTTCAAAGAG gTCTGCGGGGAGAAGAACCGCTTTGAGAAGCTGATGGAGTATTTCCGAAACGAGGACACCAACATCGACTTCATG GTGGCCTGCATGCAGTTCATCAACATCGTGGTGCACTCGGTGGAGAACATGAACTTCCGCGTCTTCCTGCAGTACGAGTTCACCCACCTGGGGCTGGACCACTACCTGGAG ACCCTCCGTCTCACCGAGAGCGACAAGCTGCAGGTGCAGATCCAAGCCTACCTGGACAACGTCTTCGATGTGGGGGCCATGCTGGAGGACTCAGAGACCAAGACAGCCGTGCTGGAGCAcatggaggagctgcaggagcacgTCAGCCAG TTGACGGAGAAGCTGCAGGATGCGGAGAACGACTCCATGGCCAAGATAGcggagctggagaagcagctgagcCAGGCGCGGCGGGAGCTGGAGGCGCTGCGG GAGCAGCTGAGCCCACCGCGGCCCCCCAGCCcgccggccccgcagccccaggaGTGCTACCGGCTGGCGCTGGAGCGGCGGCTGGcggagctggaggagaagggcttggtgCAGATCCTGCGTGGGCCTGATGGAGATGTCGCCATCGAAATCGTCCCCGTTGTCATAGAAACCCCGGCAGCCCCCGTGGTTACCGGAGAGGCCACCACCGCCACCGCCACCACCAGCACCGCCAGCACAG ATGCTCCAgctccggccccggccccgtctcccccaccagcacccgccgcccccccggcctccccccctccacccccaccgccgctgcccggggctgagcccggccccccgctgccccccccacccccgctgCCCACAGGCACcggaccccccccagcccctccgctTCCGGGTGCCCAAgtgccaccaccccccccactgcccccgggggggctggagggccccgtccccccccctccgccacccccacccctcGGCGGGGAGCTCCCAGCTGcgccgggtgccccccccagcactggtGGTTCAG TGAAGGTGAAGAAGCCGATCCAGACCAAGTTTCGCATGCCCGTCTTCAACTGGGTGGCACTGAAGCCGAGCCAGATCGATGGCACCGTCTTCACCGAGCTCAACGAcgagaaggtgctgcag GAGCTGGACATGAGTGACTTTGAGGAGCAGTTCAAGACCAAGGCGCAGGGTCCCGGCTTGGACATCAGTGCCCTCAAAGTGAAGGCCACGCAGAAGGCTCCCAGCAAGGTCACTCTCATGGAGTCCAACCGAGCCAAGAACCTGGCCATCACCCTCCGCAAGGGCGGCCGCAGCATCCAGGACATCTGCACAGCCATCGAGAC GTATGACCAGCAAGCCCTGAGCCTCGACTTTCTGGAGCTGTTGCTGCGCTTCCTGCCCACTGAGTACGAGCGGACACTCATCGGGAAGTTTGAGCGGGAGCAGCAGTCGCTGGAAGAGCTCTCGGATGAGGACCAGTTCATGATCCGCTTCAGCAAGATCCCGCGCCTGGTCGAGCGCATGAATGTCATGATCTTCCTGGGCAACTTCAACGACACGGCCCAGCTGCTCATGCCG CAACTCAACGCCATCATCGCCGCCTCCATGTCCCTCAAGTCCTCCAGCAAACTGCGCAACATCCTCGAG ATTGTCCTGGCCTTTGGGAACTACATGAACAGCAGCAAGCGCGGGGCAGCCTACGGCTTCCGGCTGCAGAGCCTGGATGCG ctgctggagatgaAGTCGACAGACCGCAAGCAAACGCTGCTGCATTACCTGGTGCGGGTGATCACAGAGAAGTACCCCGAGCTGACCGGCTTCCACACCGAGCTGCACTTCCTTGACAAGGCGGGCACAG TGTCCCTGGACAGCGTGTTGCAGGACGTGcggagcctgcagcaggggatggagctgacCCGCAAGGAGTTCATGCGGCAGGACGACAGCCCTGTGCTCAAGGACTTCCTCAAGGTCAACTCGGAGGTGATGGAGAAGCTGCAGGCTgacagcaaaaccaccaag GAGGCGTACGAGTCGGCTGTGGAGTACTTTGGGGAGAACCCCAAGACCAGTCCCCCCACCACCTTCTTCCCCATGTTCATGCGCTTCATCAGAGCCTACAAG AAAGCGGAGCAGGACATCGAGCTGTGGAAGAAACAAGAGGCCGCGGCCAAAGAGGCAGAATCCGGCCCCCCCGGCAGCGAGGACCGGCCCGAG CTGCCCACCCAGAAAGCCAAGCGGCAGCAGATGGACATGATCGCCGAGCTGAAGAAGAAGCAGATGGTGAAGGAGCCGCTCATCTACGAAGGAAAAGACGGGGCCATCGAGGATATTATTTCAG ctctgaAAACTGTTCCTTTCACGGCCCGGACGGGCAAGCGCTCGTCCCGGCTCTTCTGCGACGTGAGCTTCAACGAGGAGAGTCCTCT ATTTGCGGAACAACCCTTACCGGCGCGCAGACAAGGGCCGCAGCAGCGCCAAGAaacgggctgcggggcagaccCTGCAGGCGACACCGGACATCTCGCTGTGACTGGCGCCGTCCCCGCAGCTGCCAGGACCGCGGCAGGACCGTCCTCCCGCTGCAGATGGGACCGCAGGACATCAACCCGCCGGCCCGGGACGACACGGGGCGCAGGGACGGTGCCCGCTCCTACCTGCTCCAGCCGCTTCGCGTGCCGGCTCCCACCCTGCATGCCCTTGGGTCCGGCCCAAGGATCCCCCGGCGCTTGCTTAGCAATGCCTCTGAGCTCCTCTCCCCCGGGCTGGCAGGGCCGTGGGACCCTCCTGGGTAtgagcagggaggggggggcacaGAATGGGCCCCAACTTGtcctggaaggaaaagaggggCTGCCCCATCCCTACCCCGGAGCTGCTCCATTGCACGCCTGTCTCAGGGTCAGCCCTGCACGCCGGCGTGCCCCACTCTTCAGCTTGCTGGTGCCTTCGATTTCCCGCcgcaggaggggaggagggctgTAA